The following proteins are encoded in a genomic region of Necator americanus strain Aroian chromosome II, whole genome shotgun sequence:
- a CDS encoding hypothetical protein (NECATOR_CHRII.G8661.T1), protein MLFISSLFFFVLSTVSSTVINTTELTCPPGWFGYRDSCYFFDNPLLEHDKAEIKCWEMGSTLLVVETLDEYELITDRAKESAWSWVGLTQSDDLEHHIPQWSTSGGVDPILINWLVKPYLAVSNGWTTQAKCAAHLNVPAGPSASCTFFLPCTVQTYSICEKNATLFPRMWEHGLIGISIPDFSRLNSRHVLP, encoded by the exons ATGCTCTTCAT atctagtcttttcttctttgttctctCTACCGTATCTTCTACTGTTATTAACACTACAGAACTA ACATGTCCTCCTGGTTGGTTTGGATATCGTGATTCCTGCTACTTTTTCGATAATCCCTTGTTGGAGCACGATAAGGCGGAAATTAAGTGTTGGGAGATGGGATCGACACTTTTAGTTGTGGAAACACTCGACGAATAT GAACTGATCACTGATCGTGCGAAGGAAAGCGCGTGGAGTTGGGTCGGTCTCACACAAAGCGATGACCTCGAGCACCATATTCCACAATGGAGCACGAGCGGAGGAGTTGATCCAATCCTAAT TAACTGGCTTGTAAAACCATATCTCGCGGTCTCCAATGGCTGGACGACTCAAGCAAAATGCGCTGCACATCTGAATGTTCCCGCCGGTCCATCCGCCTCCTGCACTTTCTTCCTACCATGTACTGTTCAGACATATTCTATATGTGAGAAAAATGCTACGCTTTTCCCTCGTATGTGGGAACATGGCTTAATAG GGATTTCGATTCCTGACTTTTCACGGTTGAACTCAAGGCATGTTCTACCGTAG
- a CDS encoding hypothetical protein (NECATOR_CHRII.G8662.T1), with product MPSASLLFLEGQRVEPSMSFRFLSTIPTIVRILLQGSVSFGLGRGAEFTAKAEGSASRLGNPVPLILP from the exons ATGCCTTCTGCCTCACTACTTTTTCTCGAAGGACAACGAGTCGAACCGAGCATgtcatttcgttttctttcgaCTATTCCGACTATAGTTCG GATTCTTCTtcaaggcagcgtatcatttGGACTTGGACGTGGTGCGGAATTCACAGCGAAAGCGGAGGGTTCGGCTAGTAGATTGGGAAATCCAGTTCCGCTCATTCTTCCTTGA